From Microbacterium sp. LWH11-1.2, one genomic window encodes:
- a CDS encoding ferredoxin: protein MPMSITVQSDACVGAGQCALVAPDVFDQDDDGIVLLLEPDPQGSDLEAATRAVRLCPARAISLAP, encoded by the coding sequence GTGCCGATGAGCATCACGGTCCAGTCAGACGCCTGCGTCGGTGCAGGTCAGTGCGCCCTCGTGGCTCCCGACGTGTTCGACCAGGACGACGACGGCATCGTCCTGCTCCTGGAGCCCGATCCGCAGGGCTCCGACCTCGAGGCGGCGACCCGCGCGGTGCGCCTCTGCCCCGCACGCGCCATCTCGTTGGCACCCTGA
- a CDS encoding FAD/NAD(P)-binding oxidoreductase gives MPARVVVVGASIGGLTAAETLRQEGFGGEILLLGDEPHLPYTRPPLSKQILLGDWEPDQAAIRTAAELDDLGIVVRTGCAAHGLDVEARVLHTAQGAIPFDELVIATGTEPRSHPLLPWAPTLRTMDDAQRLRDRMRAARRIAVIGSGILGSEIASAARKHGAETLLIGRSGALGFGGVGTLLSDELSRLHEDNDVELALRADIASAVPLPSGAAELTLGTAVRRVDLAVVMIGGMPRTGWLASSGLSVDDGIACDSSGTAAPGVSAVGDVAAWADPVSGRHVRVEHQSNAIEQAVAVAVRIARGENGTQPVPLFWSEIHGARIHAYGWFDPATPLVERTTDPEARGAIFASRDETGGARGVVGWNASPRDFRAARAEVLAATPALTPQP, from the coding sequence ATGCCGGCTCGCGTCGTCGTGGTCGGCGCCTCCATCGGCGGACTGACCGCGGCCGAGACACTCCGCCAGGAGGGTTTCGGCGGCGAGATCCTGCTGCTGGGCGATGAGCCGCACCTGCCGTACACGCGTCCGCCCCTCTCGAAGCAGATCCTCCTCGGGGACTGGGAACCCGACCAGGCCGCGATCCGCACCGCCGCAGAGCTCGACGATCTCGGCATCGTCGTGCGCACCGGATGCGCCGCGCACGGCCTCGACGTCGAGGCCCGCGTCCTCCACACCGCGCAGGGCGCGATCCCCTTCGACGAGCTCGTCATCGCGACCGGCACCGAGCCGCGCTCGCATCCGCTCCTCCCCTGGGCGCCGACGCTGCGCACCATGGACGACGCGCAGCGACTACGCGACCGAATGCGCGCAGCGCGGCGCATCGCCGTGATCGGATCGGGCATCCTCGGTTCGGAGATCGCCAGCGCCGCGCGCAAGCACGGCGCCGAGACCCTGCTGATCGGCCGGTCCGGGGCCCTCGGCTTCGGGGGCGTCGGCACGCTCCTCAGCGACGAGCTCAGCCGACTGCACGAGGACAATGACGTCGAGCTCGCGCTGCGCGCCGACATCGCCTCCGCCGTGCCGCTGCCTTCCGGTGCCGCGGAGCTCACCCTCGGCACGGCCGTCCGCCGCGTCGACCTGGCCGTCGTCATGATCGGGGGGATGCCGCGCACGGGGTGGCTCGCCTCGTCGGGCCTCTCCGTCGACGACGGCATCGCCTGCGACAGCAGCGGCACCGCAGCTCCCGGCGTCTCGGCAGTCGGCGACGTCGCCGCATGGGCCGATCCCGTCAGCGGACGCCATGTGCGGGTCGAGCACCAGAGCAACGCGATCGAGCAGGCGGTCGCGGTCGCGGTCCGCATCGCGCGCGGCGAGAACGGCACCCAGCCGGTGCCCCTCTTCTGGTCGGAGATCCACGGCGCCCGCATCCACGCCTACGGCTGGTTCGACCCCGCCACGCCCCTGGTCGAACGGACCACCGACCCGGAGGCGCGAGGCGCGATCTTCGCGAGCAGAGACGAGACCGGTGGCGCGCGCGGCGTCGTCGGCTGGAACGCCTCCCCTCGGGACTTCCGTGCCGCACGCGCCGAGGTGCTCGCCGCCACCCCTGCACTCACCCCGCAACCCTGA
- a CDS encoding cytochrome P450 encodes MTIPAECPFHARALPGDGTPLKPSPQLAEWREQGAFVPLDFQDGHEGLVATRYEAAVSVLQDPRFSMRPSRMPVGPGDAGHGAHGDDQAESAAVPLEAPGDLDEAGQRSDDLNLLNLDGEVHSRLRRAVTARFSVRQARSREPWIRTMIAEQIAQLKARGPVVDLWRDYAMPISARTHCHVIGIPDHHYDRFVALFVESSTAQQKYDFIRALLEERRASPGEDVITDLLGSADLEQVEIEGLLRLLMGAGRDSVAYLIATASVALLTNPAQLAVLRDDPERIRMAVEEFMRVGAMFVTLFARTATEDVVVDGIPITAGTSVAVSPVAANRDPGHWERAEEFDVSRDAFGHLGFGHGIHGCIGQQVARVEIREALTALLESFPDLALVEAEQLTPQPFAHPVAVYEAGTVSVHLGR; translated from the coding sequence ATGACGATCCCCGCAGAATGCCCGTTCCACGCCCGCGCGCTCCCCGGCGACGGGACCCCGCTGAAGCCGTCGCCGCAACTCGCCGAGTGGCGGGAGCAGGGCGCGTTCGTCCCCCTGGACTTCCAGGACGGCCACGAAGGACTCGTCGCCACGCGATACGAGGCCGCCGTGAGCGTCCTGCAGGATCCGCGGTTCAGCATGCGCCCGAGCCGGATGCCGGTGGGGCCCGGCGATGCCGGCCACGGTGCCCACGGAGATGACCAGGCCGAGAGCGCCGCCGTGCCGCTCGAGGCCCCGGGCGACCTCGATGAGGCCGGGCAGCGCTCCGACGACCTCAACCTGCTGAACCTCGACGGCGAGGTGCACTCCCGGCTGCGCCGCGCGGTCACCGCCCGGTTCTCGGTGCGGCAGGCGCGATCGCGCGAGCCGTGGATCCGCACGATGATCGCCGAGCAGATCGCACAGCTGAAGGCGCGGGGACCCGTCGTCGACCTGTGGCGCGACTACGCGATGCCGATCTCGGCGCGCACGCACTGCCACGTGATCGGCATCCCCGACCATCACTACGACCGCTTCGTCGCGCTGTTCGTCGAGTCCTCGACCGCGCAGCAGAAGTACGACTTCATCCGTGCGCTCCTCGAGGAGCGCCGCGCCTCTCCCGGCGAGGACGTCATCACCGACCTGCTGGGCAGCGCCGACCTGGAGCAGGTCGAGATCGAGGGACTGCTCCGGCTGCTCATGGGCGCTGGTCGCGACTCGGTCGCGTACCTCATCGCCACGGCATCCGTCGCTCTGCTCACGAACCCGGCGCAGCTGGCCGTCCTCCGCGACGATCCCGAGAGGATCCGGATGGCGGTGGAGGAGTTCATGCGCGTCGGAGCGATGTTCGTGACCCTGTTCGCGCGCACCGCGACGGAGGACGTGGTCGTCGACGGGATCCCCATCACGGCCGGCACATCCGTGGCCGTCTCTCCGGTCGCGGCCAACCGCGATCCCGGCCACTGGGAGCGCGCGGAGGAGTTCGACGTCAGCCGCGACGCGTTCGGACATCTCGGATTCGGGCACGGCATCCACGGTTGCATCGGACAGCAGGTCGCCAGGGTGGAGATCCGCGAGGCGCTCACCGCGCTGCTGGAGAGCTTCCCCGACCTGGCGCTCGTCGAGGCGGAGCAGCTGACACCGCAGCCGTTCGCGCATCCCGTCGCCGTCTACGAGGCCGGGACGGTCTCGGTGCACCTGGGCCGCTGA
- a CDS encoding cyclodeaminase/cyclohydrolase family protein: MDHDADVPTSTPLDGWLAQLGQPNGAPGGGAAAGVMLGIAASLLRMVAEYTPDDPRATECADRLARMRVEALDAAEADGILSAGFGAALALPAEDSERDARVRDAAIEAAESSTRLGAIGIRLLPEVRVLTEIGNPHLQADLAVAAEALRAGLAGATINLRANLQIARKHDAPAPLRSDLDAEASRLTEAQNAVARIADELAARAGE; the protein is encoded by the coding sequence ATGGATCACGACGCCGACGTGCCGACGTCCACCCCTCTGGACGGGTGGCTGGCGCAGCTCGGTCAGCCGAACGGGGCGCCCGGCGGGGGCGCGGCGGCGGGGGTGATGCTGGGGATCGCCGCGTCGCTTCTGCGCATGGTCGCGGAGTACACGCCGGATGATCCCCGCGCGACGGAGTGCGCCGACCGGCTCGCCCGCATGCGCGTGGAGGCTCTGGACGCCGCCGAGGCCGACGGCATCCTCTCGGCAGGCTTCGGCGCCGCCCTCGCCCTGCCGGCGGAAGACTCCGAGCGGGACGCTCGCGTGCGGGATGCCGCGATCGAGGCCGCCGAGTCGTCGACGCGGCTCGGCGCCATCGGCATCCGGCTGCTGCCCGAGGTGCGCGTTCTCACCGAGATCGGGAATCCGCACCTGCAGGCGGATCTCGCGGTCGCAGCGGAAGCCCTGCGCGCCGGACTCGCCGGCGCGACGATCAACCTGCGCGCGAACCTGCAGATCGCCCGGAAGCACGACGCCCCGGCGCCGCTCCGGTCAGATCTCGACGCCGAGGCCTCACGCCTGACAGAGGCGCAGAACGCGGTCGCCCGCATCGCCGACGAACTCGCGGCGCGCGCCGGCGAGTGA
- a CDS encoding small multidrug efflux protein, translating into MDNPYPWLQDFINQVPDILQPLMVAVVAMIPYIEGEGAAAFGIIAGINPIVAAVAAAAGNILCVIGVVLLGSRIRGGVVARRQARAGSPGGAGVTSSGLGETDAATAATATVVAENEGAENEGAENEGADDAKPTHASKGRDKLRRWLVRFGVPGASIIAPLALPTMLTAAFFVASGVRKEWVILWQVVAIVLWTGAVAAAATGLLTLLGW; encoded by the coding sequence ATGGACAACCCGTACCCCTGGCTGCAGGACTTCATCAACCAGGTCCCGGACATCCTCCAGCCGCTGATGGTCGCGGTCGTCGCCATGATCCCCTACATCGAGGGGGAGGGCGCGGCGGCGTTCGGCATCATCGCCGGCATCAACCCGATCGTCGCGGCGGTCGCCGCTGCTGCCGGGAACATCCTCTGCGTGATCGGAGTGGTCCTGCTCGGCTCTCGCATCCGCGGCGGCGTCGTCGCGCGTCGCCAGGCGCGGGCGGGGTCCCCGGGCGGGGCCGGTGTGACATCGTCGGGTCTCGGCGAGACGGATGCCGCGACAGCAGCGACCGCGACCGTCGTCGCCGAGAACGAGGGCGCCGAGAACGAGGGTGCCGAGAACGAGGGTGCCGACGATGCGAAGCCGACCCACGCCTCCAAGGGGCGGGACAAGCTGCGCCGCTGGCTGGTGCGCTTCGGTGTCCCCGGGGCGAGCATCATCGCGCCCCTCGCCCTGCCGACGATGCTGACCGCCGCCTTCTTCGTCGCCTCGGGCGTGCGCAAGGAGTGGGTCATCCTGTGGCAGGTCGTCGCGATCGTGCTGTGGACCGGGGCCGTGGCTGCCGCCGCGACCGGACTCCTCACCCTCCTGGGCTGGTGA
- a CDS encoding GPP34 family phosphoprotein encodes MTDDLEPQAAAAPGAAAGDAERISPDPLLVEDTLLLLFQPDSGSIAGENILFYVLGGAVLGDLALAGRVETEKRALSTRVQATGEGALPDALLEPAWSFLAPKPRGVQTALAAIGPELRGPVLDRLVARGDLNREEGKTLGIFPTTKLTLGSGRRDALMGRVRAALVDGEAPDARTAASIALLSASGTLPQFHREILWSGDVYTRGKELERGDWGAAAASSAVTRTMAAIIGNAVVAATVLPRS; translated from the coding sequence ATGACCGATGACCTCGAGCCCCAGGCGGCGGCCGCACCGGGCGCAGCCGCCGGGGATGCCGAACGGATCTCCCCGGATCCACTGCTCGTCGAAGACACGCTGCTGCTGCTCTTCCAGCCGGATTCCGGATCGATCGCGGGCGAGAACATCCTCTTCTACGTGCTGGGTGGTGCCGTGCTCGGCGACCTCGCACTCGCCGGGCGCGTCGAGACGGAGAAGCGAGCCCTCTCGACGCGGGTGCAGGCGACAGGAGAGGGAGCCCTGCCGGACGCGCTGCTCGAGCCTGCGTGGTCGTTCCTGGCTCCGAAGCCGCGCGGCGTGCAGACGGCGCTCGCGGCGATCGGGCCGGAATTGCGTGGCCCCGTCCTTGATCGGCTCGTCGCACGAGGCGACCTGAACCGAGAGGAGGGGAAGACCCTCGGCATCTTCCCGACGACGAAGCTCACGCTGGGAAGTGGCCGGCGCGACGCTCTGATGGGGCGCGTGCGTGCGGCGCTCGTCGACGGGGAGGCGCCCGACGCCCGCACGGCGGCGAGCATCGCGCTGCTCTCCGCGAGCGGCACGCTTCCGCAGTTCCACCGCGAGATCCTGTGGAGCGGCGACGTCTACACGCGGGGCAAGGAACTGGAACGCGGCGACTGGGGCGCCGCAGCAGCCTCTTCGGCGGTCACCCGCACGATGGCCGCCATCATCGGCAATGCGGTAGTCGCGGCGACAGTGCTGCCGCGGAGCTGA
- a CDS encoding RNA-binding S4 domain-containing protein: MTNNGPIDDVSIGGEMIRLGQFLKFSGLLDSGGDAKEVVIDGYVTVNGEVDRRRGRQLHDGDLVTFEGRTVRVRP; the protein is encoded by the coding sequence ATGACGAACAACGGCCCGATCGACGACGTCTCCATCGGCGGCGAGATGATCCGTCTCGGCCAGTTCCTGAAGTTCTCGGGTCTGCTCGACTCCGGCGGAGACGCCAAGGAGGTCGTGATCGACGGCTACGTGACGGTCAACGGCGAGGTCGATCGCCGCCGCGGCCGGCAGCTCCACGACGGTGATCTGGTGACGTTCGAGGGACGCACGGTCCGCGTCCGGCCCTGA
- a CDS encoding helix-turn-helix transcriptional regulator, whose protein sequence is MDSDDDPVVVGANWYRFTSGERIVNPHVKSVSFIWVISGAGEIRAGGQRFAVDAQHVIRLPWSHHVEYRAQERGPFHIGTLHIVPRHDRSSPVVPRVAHLPGDPLLQDPARTGDPAAFRVGLSTMQNGAARRITEFGTIAIERWGEGAFDEEYFRALGRIILLENDSWADVHAAQTTLPGALELMMTFIRHHIAEPLTVARVAEAARCSETTAQRLFARHTGESLQSWVRHTRLREAAGLLRTTGLRVSEVAQLVGYPDPLYFSRAFRRAYGVAPSRFARATLRP, encoded by the coding sequence ATGGATTCCGACGATGACCCCGTCGTCGTCGGCGCGAACTGGTACCGGTTCACGTCGGGCGAGCGCATCGTCAACCCGCACGTGAAGAGCGTGTCCTTCATCTGGGTCATCAGCGGAGCCGGCGAGATCCGCGCCGGCGGCCAGCGCTTCGCGGTCGACGCGCAGCACGTGATCCGCCTGCCCTGGAGTCATCACGTCGAGTACCGCGCCCAGGAGCGGGGGCCTTTCCACATCGGCACGCTGCACATCGTCCCGCGCCACGACCGGTCGTCCCCGGTCGTCCCCCGGGTCGCGCACCTCCCCGGAGACCCGCTGCTGCAGGACCCGGCGCGCACCGGCGACCCTGCCGCGTTCCGGGTCGGGTTGTCGACCATGCAGAACGGGGCCGCCCGGCGCATCACGGAGTTCGGCACCATCGCGATCGAGCGGTGGGGAGAAGGCGCGTTCGACGAGGAGTACTTCCGCGCGCTCGGACGCATCATCCTCCTCGAGAACGACTCCTGGGCCGATGTGCACGCGGCGCAGACGACGCTCCCCGGCGCGCTCGAGCTGATGATGACGTTCATCCGCCACCACATCGCCGAGCCGCTCACGGTCGCCCGTGTGGCCGAAGCCGCCCGCTGCAGCGAGACCACCGCGCAACGCCTGTTCGCCCGGCACACGGGCGAGTCGCTGCAGTCCTGGGTCCGGCACACGCGCCTCCGCGAGGCCGCCGGGCTGCTCCGGACGACCGGACTGCGCGTGAGCGAGGTGGCCCAGCTCGTCGGATACCCGGATCCGCTCTACTTCTCGCGTGCCTTCCGCCGCGCGTACGGCGTGGCCCCCAGCCGGTTCGCCCGCGCGACGCTCCGCCCCTGA
- a CDS encoding HNH endonuclease signature motif containing protein produces MAQRQTDLHLDLDKRRRVLEAWVEKKRQIAVLECEAMEVMVEQIGFHEADVAGNGFHRDAIYRSMVAEFSAAARIPTGSVEFAFTDALVVSTSLPEVRAAFAAGRVCAGHVREIVRESAIVAEAIRNKRVDADVMGLYEAAVLVFAERETAARTKAHAAQVAAALVGETVTDRHQRAASERCVKVRSVGDGLALLTAVLPEWVAVAIADRLRQMTRQVIRNRAHARDADSGSGSGPACDSGSVIFSDDTFATDPDTDTDTDTDADTGADAEDVAADTRTWDQVQADLLADLLLTADPSAIHGDGLDNIQGRIQVTIAGTTLAGEDERPADLDGHGPLHPDIARDLAGRNTGWSRLFLDPDGMVRETDTYTPTEGMRRFLRARDQHCRFPGCRMPVHRCDIDHTHDHARGGKTRLDNLAHLCRAHHTLKHPDVSDAHRWTARQERDGTITWHSPLGRTYTDRPTHRVMFT; encoded by the coding sequence ATGGCACAGCGGCAGACGGATCTTCACCTCGACCTCGATAAGCGTCGTCGTGTGCTGGAGGCGTGGGTGGAGAAGAAGCGGCAGATCGCGGTGCTGGAGTGCGAGGCGATGGAGGTGATGGTCGAGCAGATCGGGTTCCATGAGGCGGATGTCGCGGGGAACGGGTTCCATCGGGATGCGATCTATCGGTCGATGGTTGCGGAGTTCTCCGCTGCCGCTCGGATCCCGACCGGGTCTGTGGAGTTTGCGTTCACGGATGCCCTGGTGGTGTCGACGTCCCTGCCGGAGGTGCGGGCGGCGTTCGCCGCGGGCCGGGTGTGTGCGGGGCATGTGCGGGAGATCGTGCGGGAGAGTGCGATCGTGGCGGAGGCGATCCGGAACAAGCGGGTGGATGCCGACGTGATGGGGTTGTATGAGGCGGCGGTGCTGGTGTTCGCGGAGCGGGAGACCGCGGCGCGGACGAAGGCGCATGCGGCGCAGGTCGCGGCGGCGTTGGTCGGGGAGACGGTCACGGACCGGCACCAGCGGGCGGCCTCGGAGCGGTGTGTGAAGGTGCGTTCCGTCGGTGACGGGCTGGCGTTGTTGACGGCGGTGCTGCCGGAGTGGGTCGCTGTCGCGATCGCGGACCGGCTCCGCCAGATGACCCGGCAGGTGATCCGGAACCGTGCTCATGCCCGCGACGCCGACAGTGGCTCCGGCTCCGGCCCTGCCTGCGACTCCGGAAGCGTGATCTTCAGCGACGACACGTTCGCCACCGACCCCGACACGGACACAGACACAGACACAGACGCGGACACAGGCGCGGATGCCGAGGATGTCGCCGCGGACACGCGCACCTGGGATCAGGTGCAGGCGGACCTGCTCGCCGATCTGCTGCTCACCGCCGACCCCAGCGCCATCCACGGCGACGGGCTGGACAACATCCAGGGCCGCATCCAGGTGACGATCGCCGGGACCACCCTCGCCGGCGAGGATGAGCGGCCGGCGGACCTCGACGGGCACGGCCCCCTGCACCCCGACATCGCCCGCGACCTCGCCGGGAGGAACACCGGCTGGTCACGCCTGTTCCTCGACCCCGACGGCATGGTCCGCGAGACCGACACGTACACGCCGACGGAGGGTATGCGGAGGTTTCTGCGCGCCCGGGATCAGCATTGCCGATTCCCCGGCTGCCGGATGCCCGTGCACCGGTGCGACATCGACCACACCCACGACCACGCCCGAGGAGGCAAGACCAGGCTCGACAACCTCGCCCACCTCTGCCGCGCCCACCACACCCTCAAACATCCTGATGTCTCGGACGCGCACCGATGGACAGCCCGACAAGAACGCGACGGCACCATCACCTGGCACAGCCCCCTCGGCCGCACCTACACCGACCGACCCACCCACCGCGTCATGTTCACCTGA
- a CDS encoding MerR family transcriptional regulator, whose translation MAWSTSELADLAGTTVNSVRHYHRTGLLDEPERLSNGYKQYSARHLVRLLQIRRLRELGVPLAQIEAVGFESGGNSGQALLAIDADLAASIERLQRARAEIRAILEGTTGIDVPPGFEDVAGKLSGPNRSLMLVYSQLYDESAMSDVKRMVQDEPDDLNDEFDTLPPDADEATRERIAVALAPQLAQHIADYPWLMQPAEHLSKGMRVTQETFIATVRELYNEAQLHVLARASILATEKRAADAEPASALGDTSALGDASAPGDANHEGEHHDR comes from the coding sequence ATGGCTTGGAGCACGAGCGAACTGGCGGATCTCGCCGGGACGACCGTCAACAGCGTGCGGCACTACCACCGCACAGGTCTGCTCGACGAGCCGGAACGCCTGTCCAACGGATACAAGCAGTACAGCGCCCGGCACCTCGTGCGCCTGCTGCAGATCCGTCGGCTCCGTGAACTCGGCGTGCCGCTGGCGCAGATCGAGGCCGTCGGATTCGAGAGCGGCGGGAACTCCGGTCAGGCCCTCCTCGCGATCGACGCCGACCTCGCCGCCAGCATCGAACGTCTGCAGCGGGCGCGTGCCGAGATCCGGGCCATCCTCGAGGGCACGACCGGGATCGACGTTCCGCCGGGATTCGAGGATGTCGCAGGGAAGCTCTCCGGCCCCAATCGGTCGCTCATGCTGGTCTATTCGCAGTTGTACGACGAGTCCGCCATGTCCGACGTGAAGAGAATGGTGCAGGATGAGCCCGACGATCTGAACGATGAGTTCGACACACTCCCGCCCGATGCCGACGAGGCCACTCGCGAGCGCATCGCCGTGGCCTTGGCGCCGCAGCTCGCCCAGCACATCGCGGACTACCCCTGGCTGATGCAGCCCGCCGAGCACCTGTCGAAGGGCATGCGGGTGACGCAGGAGACCTTCATCGCCACGGTGAGAGAGCTGTACAACGAGGCTCAGCTCCACGTCCTGGCGCGCGCCAGCATCCTGGCGACCGAGAAGAGAGCAGCGGATGCCGAGCCGGCGTCCGCCCTGGGCGACACGAGCGCCCTGGGCGACGCGAGCGCCCCGGGCGACGCGAATCACGAAGGAGAGCACCATGACCGATGA